One window of Trifolium pratense cultivar HEN17-A07 linkage group LG5, ARS_RC_1.1, whole genome shotgun sequence genomic DNA carries:
- the LOC123884312 gene encoding protein PAF1 homolog yields MASYRPFPPPPASQNPIAPPPPPPQQRGNNNWGGYGYGGGVGVGGDSSTSSFPQIPPNSNYQHHQHQHQHHHAPPPPPPSNYYPYPPPPPPPPDNSYQPPPPPPPGPMYYPPNNQYNHQQPPPPPPPLSPGASMQPPPPPPPVSPPPPPNNNEVERGVNKGSSGRRDVVPQHKQQHKPSHGHPPRRVETEEEKRLRKKKEYEKQRQEEKHRQQQKKLKESQNSVLQKTQMVSSGGTGKVHGSIAGSRMGERRTAPLLGGERVENRLKKPTTFLCKLRFRNELPDPTAQPKLMAFKKDKDQYAKYTITSLEKMYKPKLFVEPDLGIPLDLLDLSVYNPPSVRPPLAPEDEDLLRDDEAVTPMKKDGIKRKERPTDKGVAWLVKTQYISPLSMESAKQSLTEKQAKELRDRKGGRSLLENLNNRERQIREIEASFEAAKSQPVHATKKDLYPIEFMPLLPDFDRYDDQFVVAAFDNAPTVDSEMYSKMDKSVRDVSESRAVMKSYVATSSDPANPEKFLAYMVPAPGELSKDIYDEDEEVSYSWVREYHWDVRGDDAHDPTTFLVSFDESEARYLPLPTKLVLRKKRAKEGRSGDEVEQFPAPARVTVRRRSTVAAIERKDSEVYTRLKGNSSKRLEMDDDLDDQHRAAEHHDNFQSSGGEDEMSD; encoded by the exons ATGGCCTCTTATAGGCCTTTCCCTCCTCCACCGGCGAGTCAAAACCCTAtcgcaccaccaccacctccgcCGCAACAACGGGGGAATAATAATTGGGGTGGTTATGGTTACGGTGGCGGTGTTGGTGTTGGTGGAGATTCTTCTACTTCTTCATTCCCTCAAATACCTCCAAATTCAAATTATCAACATCATCAGCACCAGCATCAGCATCATCATgctcctcctccaccaccaccttcAAATTACTATCCATATCCACCACCACCGCCTCCACCACCTGATAATTCATACCAGCCACCACCTCCGCCGCCACCTGGTCCTATGTATTATCCACCTAATAATCAATATAATCATCAACAACCACCGCCTCCGCCACCTCCTTTATCGCCGGGTGCTTCGATGCAGCCTCCACCGCCACCTCCTCCAGTGTCTCCGCCTCCTCCTCCGAACAACAATGAAGTGGAGAGGGGAGTCAATAAAGGGTCTTCTGGGAGACGTGATGTAGTTCCGCAGCATAAACAGCAGCATAAGCCTTCTCATGGGCATCCTCCAAGGAGGGTTGAGACGGAGGAAGAGAAGAGGTTGAGAAAGAAGAAGGAGTATGAGAAGCAAAGGCAAGAAGAAAAGCATAGGCAGCAACAGAAGAAGCTGAAGGAATCACAGAATAGTGTTTTGCAAAAGACTCAAATGGTGTCATCTGGGGGGACTGGAAAGGTGCATGGTTCTATTGCAGGGTCTCGAATGGGAGAGAGGAGAACTGCGCCCTTATTGGGCGGTGAGAGGGTTGAAAATAGGTTGAAAAAGCCCACCACTTTTTTGTGTAAACTCAG atTTCGAAATGAACTTCCGGATCCAACTGCTCAACCTAAGCTAATGGCGTTTAAGAAAGATAAAGATCA ATATGCAAAATATACAATCACATCACTGGAGAAAATGTACAAACCCAAACTTTTTGTGGAGCCAGATCTAGGGATACCTCTGGACCTGCTTGATCTCAGTGTTTACAA TCCTCCCAGTGTCCGACCACCTCTTGCTCcagaagatgaagatttatTGCGAGATGATGAAGCTGTTACTCCTATGAAAAAAGATGGTATTAAAAGAAAAGAGAGGCCTACTGATAAAGGTGTCGCTTGGCTTGTTAAAACACAATATATATCTCCTTTAAGCATGGAATCGGCCAAACAG TCGTTAACTGAAAAACAAGCTAAGGAGCTGAGAGACAGGAAGGGAGGCCGCAGTCTCTTGGAAAATCTTAACAATAG GGAAAGACAAATCAGGGAAATAGAAGCATCATTTGAAGCAGCTAAGTCCCAACCTGTTCATGCAACTAAAAAAGATTTGTACCCTATTGAGTTTATGCCATTGTTGCCTGATTTTGATAG GTATGATGATCAGTTTGTTGTTGCTGCATTTGATAATGCTCCAACTGTTGATTCAGAAATGTACAGTAAGATGGACAAATCTGTTCGTGATGTCTCTGAATCAAGG GCAGTTATGAAAAGTTATGTTGCAACAAGCTCAGATCCTGCAAATCCTGAGAAATTTTTGGCATACATGGTCCCAGCACCAGGGGAG TTGTCAAAGGATATatatgatgaagatgaagaagtcTCTTATTCTTGGGTTCGCGAGTATCATTGGGAT GTTCGAGGTGACGATGCACATGATCCCACAACATTCTTAGTTTCGTTTGATGAGTCAGAAGCTCGTTATTTG CCTCTTCCAACTAAACTAGTTTTAAGAAAAAAGAGGGCTAAAGAGGGAAGATCGGGTGATGAGGTTGAACAATTTCCAGCTCCTGCTAGAGTGACTGTGAGGAGAAGATCAACCGTTGCTGCAATCGAGCGGAAGGATTCTGAG GTTTATACACGTTTAAAGGGAAATTCGTCCAAGAGGCTAGAAATGGATGACGATCTTGACGACCAACATAGAGCTGCAGAGCACCATGATAATTTCCAATCTAGTGGAGGAGAAGATGAAATGTCCGATTGA